From a single Lolium rigidum isolate FL_2022 chromosome 7, APGP_CSIRO_Lrig_0.1, whole genome shotgun sequence genomic region:
- the LOC124675850 gene encoding F-box/LRR-repeat protein At2g43260-like has protein sequence MPDSSGATVFDDLPEWLVVDEILFRLPPKDVLRCRAVRRSWRSGTSTDKFILDHHRRQPSLPIIRHREGLCRFPVLSGAAADVCSDKKIRPFVRYTPTTIVDVIHHGACDGLLILSEQGDFYICNPTTRRCASLPHPPLRPGFSTVTVVAFYRHHTSGEHRVLWVVMSHATVEFESPDYFVLTVGSDKPRLIQWPVVSPATESSTCPPVHHRGSLHWPMGLSITVFDTVAETFRQMSRPAQLGDNDMVALLDMGGALALSSTTLERVTLDVWVLQDYDAETWGFQYRINLRAIVAAPPLDLRLKYVPRMVAINERELLIQVGWRLLHCGIDGTFLGNVEIEEHENYLTLTKHRLQESMISLPLFERQQQEEAVNNVPPFLIVL, from the coding sequence ATGCCGGACAGCAGCGGCGCGACCGTTTTTGACGACCTGCCGGagtggctcgtcgtcgacgagatccTCTTCCGGTTGCCGCCCAAGGACGTACTCCGCTGCCGCGCCGTCCGCAGGTCGTGGCGCAGCGGCACTTCTACCGACAAGTTCATCCtcgaccaccaccgccgccagcccTCGCTCCCCATCATCAGACACCGGGAGGGCCTCTGCCGCTTCCCAGTCCTCAGTGGCGCTGCTGCCGATGTCTGCAGTGATAAAAAGATACGGCCCTTCGTCCGGTACACCCCtactaccatagtcgacgttaTACACCACGGCGCTTGTGACGGCCTCCTCATCCTATCGGAGCAAGGTGATTTCTACATCTGCAACCCGACCACCCGCAGGTGTGCTTCTCTGCCACATCCTCCACTACGACCAGGCTTCAGCACGGTCACCGTAGTCGCCTTCTACCGGCACCACACATCTGGAGAACACCGGGTGCTCTGGGTGGTCATGAGCCACGCCACAGTTGAGTTTGAATCGCCTGATTACTTCGTCCTTACGGTGGGATCAGACAAGCCAAGACTCATCCAATGGCCGGTAGTTTCTCCTGCCACTGAGTCCTCCACTTGCCCACCAGTGCATCATCGTGGTAGCCTGCACTGGCCAATGGGCCTCAGCATTACCGTATTTGACACCGTAGCCGAGACATTCCGCCAGATGAGCCGTCCGGCACAGCTGGGCGATAATGATATGGTGGCATTGCTGGACATGGGTGGCGCCCTTGCTTTGTCAAGCACCACCCTTGAACGCGTCACTCTAGATGTTTGGGTCTTGCAGGACTATGACGCCGAGACCTGGGGCTTTCAGTACCGGATTAACTTGCGAGCTATTGTGGCAGCGCCGCCGCTTGATTTGCGTCTGAAATATGTCCCGAGGATGGTTGCGATCAACGAGCGCGAGCTGTTGATCCAGGTGGGTTGGCGTCTGTTGCATTGCGGCATCGATGGTACGTTCCTAGGAAATGTTGAGATCGAAGAGCATGAAAACTACCTCACACTTACTAAGCATCGCCTCCAAGAGAGCATGATTTCACTTCCATTGTTTGAGAGGCAACAACAAGAAGAGGCTGTCAACAATGTGCCTCCATTCCTCATTGTGCTGTAA